A genomic region of Raphanus sativus cultivar WK10039 chromosome 6, ASM80110v3, whole genome shotgun sequence contains the following coding sequences:
- the LOC108811492 gene encoding putative pentatricopeptide repeat-containing protein At5g47460, with the protein MLRYVSNKVTVFLTSRVYSTRSHVGSTISSNSWTTVVTALAQSGVIDALHAAVELLNDGDKPDDASALIHLLRVSGNNGYVSLCRQLHGYVLKHGYVSKTRLSNSLMRFYKMSDSLEDAHKLFDEMPEPDVISWNSLVSGYVQAGRYQDGLCLFLDLHRSDVVPNEFSFTSALAACARLGILLLGACIHSKIVKLGMERGNVVVGNCLIDMYGKCGSMDGAVLVFQHMEERDTVSWNAIVASCSRNGELELGLWFFHQMPNPDTVTYNELIDAFVKCGDFDSAFQILSCMPNPNSSSWNTILTGYVNSEQSSEATLFFTQMHSSGVRFDEYSLSIVLAAIAALAVVPWGSLIHSCALKLGLDSRVVVASALIDMYSKCGMLKQAELMFWTMPRKNLIAWNAMIYGYARNGDSTQAIKLFNQLKQERFLKPDGITFLNLLAVCSHCEVPMELTLGYFEMMVNEYGIKPRVEHCCSLMRAMAQRGEIWQAKRVIQEFGFGFDGVAWRALLGACSAGKDLKAAKAVAAKMVVLGEVDEDEYVYIVMSNLYAYHERWREVSQIRKIMREKGVEKEVGSSWIQEQNFAMQF; encoded by the coding sequence ATGCTTAGATATGTGTCCAATAAAGTAACAGTTTTTTTAACATCTCGTGTCTACTCAACAAGAAGCCATGTTGGTTCCACTATTTCTTCCAACTCATGGACCACCGTCGTCACTGCTCTCGCTCAGTCAGGTGTTATCGACGCCTTACACGCTGCTGTCGAGTTGCTCAACGACGGCGACAAACCAGATGATGCTTCTGCATTGATTCATTTACTCCGTGTTTCCGGAAACAATGGTTACGTTTCTTTATGCCGGCAGCTTCATGGGTACGTCTTAAAACATGGGTATGTCTCAAAAACGCGTCTTTCAAACTCGCTGATGAGGTTTTACAAGATGAGTGACTCGCTGGAAGATGCTCACAAactgttcgatgaaatgcctgaaccagATGTCATCTCTTGGAACTCGTTGGTTTCCGGTTATGTTCAAGCCGGAAGATACCAGGACGGGCTCTGTTTGTTTCTCGACCTTCATAGATCTGATGTCGTCCCGAACGAGTTCTCTTTTACATCCGCTTTAGCTGCTTGTGCACGGCTGGGAATCTTGCTGCTTGGAGCCTGCATCCACTCGAAGATTGTGAAACTTGGCATGGAGAGAGGCAATGTCGTGGTGGGTAATTGTCTGATCGACATGTATGGGAAATGTGGTTCCATGGATGGTGCAGTTTTAGTGTTTCAACACATGGAAGAAAGGGACACGGTTTCTTGGAATGCCATCGTTGCTTCCTGCTCAAGGAACGGTGAACTCGAGCTGGGACTTTGGTTTTTCCATCAGATGCCAAATCCAGACACTGTAACATACAACGAGCTCATAGACGCTTTTGTCAAGTGTGGAGATTTCGACTCTGCTTTTCAGATTCTGTCGTGTATGCCAAACCCTAATTCATCTTCATGGAACACAATACTGACAGGGTATGTCAACAGTGAGCAATCAAGTGAAGCTACTCTGTTTTTCACCCAAATGCACTCGTCTGGAGTTAGATTCGACGAGTACAGCTTGTCGATAGTTCTGGCTGCCATTGCTGCTCTAGCTGTGGTTCCATGGGGAAGTCTAATTCACTCTTGTGCTCTCAAGCTTGGCCTAGACTCTCGAGTTGTTGTCGCCAGTGCTCTGATAGATATGTATTCTAAATGCGGGATGTTGAAGCAGGCTGAGCTGATGTTTTGGACGATGCCTAGAAAGAATCTGATTGCTTGGAATGCTATGATCTATGGCTACGCTCGTAATGGCGATTCAACGCAGGCCATCAAGCTCTTCAACCAGTTGAAACAAGAAAGATTCTTGAAACCTGATGGAATCACGTTCTTGAATCTTTTAGCTGTGTGTTCTCATTGTGAAGTTCCGATGGAGCTCACGCTTGGCTACTTTGAGATGATGGTTAACGAGTATGGGATCAAACCACGTGTAGAGCATTGTTGTTCTCTTATGAGAGCTATGGCGCAGAGAGGAGAGATTTGGCAGGCGAAAAGGGTGATTCAAGAATTCGGTTTTGGGTTTGATGGTGTGGCTTGGAGGGCGTTGCTTGGTGCTTGTAGTGCTGGAAAGGATCTGAAAGCTGCAAAAGCTGTTGCCGCTAAGATGGTTGTTCTAGGGGAAGTTGATGAAGATGAGTACGTATATATAGTGATGTCGAATCTCTATGCATACCATGAGAGATGGAGAGAGGTTAGTCAAATTAGGAAGATTATGAGAGAGAAAGGGGTGGAGAAAGAAGTTGGCTCTAGCTGGATTCAGGAGCAAAATTTTGCAATGCAATTTTAG
- the LOC108811496 gene encoding ras-related protein RABA5a, giving the protein MAFYSEENKSEDYLFKIVLIGDSAVGKSNLLARFARDEFYPNSKSTIGVEFQTQKMDINGKEIKAQIWDTAGQERFRAVTSAYYRGAVGALLVYDISRVQTFQSIGRWLNELHTHSDMNVVTILVGNKSDLKDIREVPTSEGKALAEAQGLFFMETSALDSSNVAAAFETVVKEIYNILSRKVISSQELNKQDPASLSNGKKVVIPSEGESKKGGCCSR; this is encoded by the exons ATGGCTTTTTATTCTGAGGAGAACAAGAGTGAAGACTACCTCTTCAAGATTGTTCTCATAGGTGATTCTGCAGTCGGGAAATCAAATTTGCTCGCAAGGTTTGCTAGAGATGAGTTCTATCCCAACTCAAAGTCGACCATTGGAGTGGAGTTTCAGACGCAGAAGAtggatatcaacgggaaggagaTCAAAGCGCAGATATGGGACACGGCGGGACAAGAACGTTTCAGAGCAGTCACTTCTGCGTATTACAGAGGTGCTGTTGGAGCTCTTCTTGTTTACGACATCAGCAGAGTGCAGACTTTTCAAAGCATTGGTAGATGGCTCAACGAGCTACACA CGCACTCTGATATGAACGTTGTGACGATCCTGGTGGGGAACAAGTCGGATCTGAAGGACATAAGAGAAGTACCAACATCGGAAGGGAAGGCGTTGGCAGAAGCGCAGGGGCTCTTCTTTATGGAGACGTCAGCGTTGGACTCGTCTAACGTGGCAGCTGCATTCGAGACAGTTGTGAAGGAGATATACAACATACTGAGCAGGAAAGTGATAAGCTCACAGGAGCTAAACAAGCAAGATCCTGCCTCGCTTAGCAATGGCAAGAAAGTTGTGATTCCATCCGAGGGTGAGTCCAAGAAAGGTGGGTGTTGCTCTAGGTGA
- the LOC108811500 gene encoding protein NONRESPONDING TO OXYLIPINS 2, mitochondrial isoform X4 — protein sequence MASACNRFMNRSSVSSLRSAIRSSLHKSPIGTGSSPSASSAGFRIPSKPAASPRFSFSRCPSELGCVQSLLPLHSTVAAARLTSCLSVTSRSSRALSQGT from the exons ATGGCTTCTGCTTGCAATAGATTCATGAACAGATCCTCCGTCTCCTCTCTCAGATCCGCCATCAGGTCTTCGCTCCACAAATCTCCAATCGGCACCGGATCTTCGCCGAGTGCTTCGTCCGCCGGATTTCGGATTCCGTCTAAACCCGCCGCTTCTCCCCGATTCTCATTCTCCAG GTGTCCATCTGAGCTTGGCTGTGTTCAGTCGCTATTACCGCTACACAGCACGGTGGCGGCTGCTAGGCTGACGTCGTGCCTTAGCGTGACATCAAGAAGCAGCCGAGCTCTCTCTCAGG GCACATAA
- the LOC108811500 gene encoding protein NONRESPONDING TO OXYLIPINS 2, mitochondrial isoform X2 has protein sequence MASACNRFMNRSSVSSLRSAIRSSLHKSPIGTGSSPSASSAGFRIPSKPAASPRFSFSRCPSELGCVQSLLPLHSTVAAARLTSCLSVTSRSSRALSQEMGLSVPR, from the exons ATGGCTTCTGCTTGCAATAGATTCATGAACAGATCCTCCGTCTCCTCTCTCAGATCCGCCATCAGGTCTTCGCTCCACAAATCTCCAATCGGCACCGGATCTTCGCCGAGTGCTTCGTCCGCCGGATTTCGGATTCCGTCTAAACCCGCCGCTTCTCCCCGATTCTCATTCTCCAG GTGTCCATCTGAGCTTGGCTGTGTTCAGTCGCTATTACCGCTACACAGCACGGTGGCGGCTGCTAGGCTGACGTCGTGCCTTAGCGTGACATCAAGAAGCAGCCGAGCTCTCTCTCAGG AGATGGGCCTTTCAGTCCCAAGGTGA
- the LOC108811500 gene encoding protein NONRESPONDING TO OXYLIPINS 2, mitochondrial isoform X3 — MASACNRFMNRSSVSSLRSAIRSSLHKSPIGTGSSPSASSAGFRIPSKPAASPRFSFSRCPSELGCVQSLLPLHSTVAAARLTSCLSVTSRSSRALSQDGIDGT, encoded by the exons ATGGCTTCTGCTTGCAATAGATTCATGAACAGATCCTCCGTCTCCTCTCTCAGATCCGCCATCAGGTCTTCGCTCCACAAATCTCCAATCGGCACCGGATCTTCGCCGAGTGCTTCGTCCGCCGGATTTCGGATTCCGTCTAAACCCGCCGCTTCTCCCCGATTCTCATTCTCCAG GTGTCCATCTGAGCTTGGCTGTGTTCAGTCGCTATTACCGCTACACAGCACGGTGGCGGCTGCTAGGCTGACGTCGTGCCTTAGCGTGACATCAAGAAGCAGCCGAGCTCTCTCTCAGG ATGGAATCGATGGCACGTGA
- the LOC108811494 gene encoding WAT1-related protein At5g47470-like, whose translation MKFLSVKLYQSISKMKKEMIEEVVIVGGLVMVQFVYAGNSLLMSYLMSLGLGPLTIVIFSTFATFIILSPFAILFERKQWPNELNPRLMGKLVLISFAGVTLFQTLFLEGIRLTSPAMATAMPNLAPGLIFFIAWMVRLEKMNMKCLYSKLKILGTLLCVFGALTMSLMHSASIIQDEKDNASIFVFDRDRVVGCMYLLGAVLVLSSNVVLQASTLAEFPAPISLSAITSLIGVVITTMLQLLQNPNTKIVTRSLVSISNLVGFSLLGGMVSGACVSFNGWAMKKRGPVMVSMFSPIATVISVGFSVVTLGEPVRIGSVGGMALMFIGLYLVLWAKGKEGLSEIDIFESEFDPKKPLLS comes from the exons atgaAG TTTCTTTCCGTCAAACTCTATCAATCGATTTCTaagatgaagaaggagatgATAGAAGAGGTGGTGATTGTAGGAGGTTTAGTAATGGTACAATTTGTGTACGCAGGCAACTCTTTGCTCATGAGTTATTTGATGTCACTCGGTCTCGGTCCTTTAACTATTGTCATCTTCTCTACCTTTGCCACCTTCATAATCCTCTCCCCTTTTGCCATTCTCTTCGAAAG GAAGCAGTGGCCAAATGAGCTCAACCCGAGGCTGATGGGTAAACTAGTTTTGATTTCCTTTGCAGG GGTTACTCTGTTCCAAACTCTGTTTCTGGAAGGAATTAGGTTGACATCACCAGCAATGGCCACAGCGATGCCTAATCTCGCTCCTGGTCTCATTTTTTTCATCGCCTGGATGGTTAG GTTAGAGAAGATGAATATGAAATGTCTGTACAGCAAGCTGAAGATCTTAGGGACGTTGTTGTGCGTATTCGGCGCTTTAACAATGAGCTTAATGCACAGCGCTTCGATCATACAAGATGAAAAAGATAATGCTTCGATATTCGTGTTTGATCGTGACAGAGTCGTGGGATGCATGTACCTCCTCGGAGCTGTCCTTGTCTTATCCTCCAACGTCGTTCTTCAG GCATCGACATTGGCAGAGTTTCCAGCACCAATATCGTTAAGTGCAATAACGTCATTGATAGGAGTGGTGATAACAACAATGTTACAGTTATTACAAAACCCGAACACTAAAATAGTTACCAGGTCATTAGTTAGCATCAGTAACCTCGTTGGTTTTTCTCTTTTG GGAGGGATGGTGAGTGGAGCATGTGTTAGCTTCAATGGGTGGGCGATGAAGAAACGTGGACCGGTTATGGTATCAATGTTTAGTCCTATTGCTACGGTTATTTCCGTTGGTTTCTCCGTTGTTACATTAGGAGAACCCGTTAGAATTGGAAG TGTGGGAGGGATGGCTTTGATGTTTATAGGACTATATCTAGTGTTGTGGGCTAAAGGCAAAGAAGGATTATCAGAGATTGATATTTTTGAGAGTGAGTTTGACCCTAAGAAGCCTCTCTTGTCTTGA
- the LOC108811500 gene encoding protein NONRESPONDING TO OXYLIPINS 2, mitochondrial isoform X1, whose protein sequence is MASACNRFMNRSSVSSLRSAIRSSLHKSPIGTGSSPSASSAGFRIPSKPAASPRFSFSRCPSELGCVQSLLPLHSTVAAARLTSCLSVTSRSSRALSQGTLCCTSPDL, encoded by the exons ATGGCTTCTGCTTGCAATAGATTCATGAACAGATCCTCCGTCTCCTCTCTCAGATCCGCCATCAGGTCTTCGCTCCACAAATCTCCAATCGGCACCGGATCTTCGCCGAGTGCTTCGTCCGCCGGATTTCGGATTCCGTCTAAACCCGCCGCTTCTCCCCGATTCTCATTCTCCAG GTGTCCATCTGAGCTTGGCTGTGTTCAGTCGCTATTACCGCTACACAGCACGGTGGCGGCTGCTAGGCTGACGTCGTGCCTTAGCGTGACATCAAGAAGCAGCCGAGCTCTCTCTCAGGGTACTCTCTGCTGCACCTCTCCCGACCTTTGA
- the LOC108809442 gene encoding probable pectinesterase 68 produces MAPQLRSFTYSLSYLLSLSLLFFIFHCLCFRFSFVTACSNSTEEQHHRHRKWVGPSGHKVITVSLNGHSQFRSVQDAVDSIPKNNNMSIVIKIAPGYYREKVVVPATKPYITFKGAGRDVTVLEWHDRASDRGPDGQQLRTYQTASVTVYANYFSARNISFTNTAPAPMPGMQGWQAVAFRISGDKAYFSGCGFYGAQDTLCDDAGRHYFKECYIEGSIDFIFGNGRSMYKDCELHSIASRFGSIAAHGRTCPEEKTGFTFVGCRVTGTGPLYVGRAMGQYSRIVYAYTYFDALVAHGGWDDWDHKSNKSKTAFFGVYNCYGPGAAATTGVSWARALDYESAHPFIAKSFVNGRHWIAPRDA; encoded by the exons ATGGCTCCGCAACTCAGATCTTTTACTTATTCCCTTAGTTATCTcctttcactttctctcttaTTCTTCATATTCCACTGCTTATGTTTTCGTTTTTCATTTGTTACAGCTTGTTCAAACTCCACCGAAGAGCAACACCATCGTCACCGGAAATGGGTGGGTCCATCAGGTCACAAAGTCATCACCGTCTCACTTAATGGTCACTCTCAGTTTCGTTCCGTCCAAGACGCTGTGGATTCCATACCAAAGAACAATAACATGAGTATCGTTATCAAGATTGCTCCAGGATATTACAG AGAGAAAGTGGTGGTTCCAGCTACAAAACCGTACATAACGTTTAAAGGAGCGGGTCGAGACGTGACGGTTTTAGAGTGGCACGATCGTGCTTCCGACCGTGGCCCTGACGGTCAACAATTACGTACTTATCAAACCGCTTCCGTCACAGTCTACGCTAATTATTTCTCCGCTAGAAACATTAGCTTCACG AATACTGCGCCGGCGCCAATGCCAGGAATGCAAGGGTGGCAGGCGGTGGCATTTAGGATCTCTGGCGATAAAGCTTACTTTTCCGGCTGCGGTTTCTACGGTGCGCAAGATACTTTATGCGACGATGCTGGACGTCATTACTTCAAAGAGTGTTACATTGAAGGCTCTATCGATTTTATTTTCGGTAACGGCCGCTCCATGTATAAA GATTGTGAGTTGCATTCCATAGCGTCGAGGTTCGGGTCGATAGCAGCGCACGGGAGGACATGCCCGGAGGAGAAAACGGGTTTCACGTTCGTGGGTTGTCGGGTAACTGGTACTGGTCCTTTATACGTGGGCCGGGCCATGGGACAATACTCACGCATCGTCTATGCATACACCTACTTTGATGCTCTTGTTGCTCATGGTGGCTGGGACGATTGGGACCATAAATCCAACAAAAGCAA GACGGCTTTTTTCGGAGTGTACAATTGTTATGGTCCAGGAGCAGCAGCGACGACAGGCGTATCATGGGCCAGAGCTTTGGACTACGAGTCCGCCCATCCTTTTATAGCTAAGAGCTTCGTCAATGGGAGACATTGGATTGCTCCTCGAGATGCTTAA